GCGCCATGGTGTCCGCGGCCGACCGCGTGAAGAACCCCGCCCGGACCAGCGTGTGGCTGGATCAGCGGGTTCCCGCGCGCACCCGCAGGTCCGAGTCGCCCGTGGGCCTGGACCGGGACCGGATCACCGCCGCGACGGTGCGGCTGCTGGACGCGGAGGGCCTCGCCAAGTTCTCCATGCGCCGGCTCGCGGCGGAGCTGGACGTCACCGCGATGTCCCTCTACTGGTACGTCGACACCAAGGACGACCTGCTGGAACTGGCGATGGACTCGGTCTTCGCCGAGATCGTGACCCCCGACGAGGCCGCGGACTGGCGCGACCGGCTGCGGGAGGTCGCGCGCAGTTACCGCGAACTGCTGGTCCGTCACATCTGGGTGTCCCCGCTGGCCGGCCATTTCCTCAACATCGGCCCGCACGCGATGCTCTTCTCGTACGCCGTCCAGGACATCGTCCGGGCCACCGGGCTGCCGCCGAAGAACCAGACGGGGGCGCTGGCCGCCGTCTTCCAGTTCGTGTACGGATTCGGCACCATCGAGGGCCACTTCGTCGAGCGGTGCCGGGAGGCGGGGCTCAGCCAGGACGAGTACTTCCAGCAGGCGATGGGCACCATCCGGGCCGAGCCGCACCTCGAGAAGCTGGTCGCGACGTCGCTGGAGACGATGGAGGCGCGCGGCGGCGGCTCGGTCGACGAGATGCGCGAGCGGGACTACGTGTTCGCCCTCGACCTGCTGATCGCGGGCATCGAGACGATGCGGGCGCGCGCCGAGGCCGCCGCCCAGTAACCGGACCGCCCGCTCAGTAGCCCCGGCCCACGTCCACGGCGAGTGCGGGGACCCGGCCCGCGCGCAGGTCCTGCCAGCACGTCTCGAAGTCCCTGACGACGTCCTCGTCGGCGGTGATCCCCGCGGAGTGCGACGTGATCACCGTCCGGGGCAGTCGCCAGCAGCTGTCGTCGGGTGCGGCGGGCTCCTCCGGAAGCACGTCGAGCACGGCCCGTCGTACGGTCCCGGCGCGCAGGGCCGCCCCCAGCGCCTCCATGTCCACGGTCGCCCCGCGTCCGACGTTGACGAACGTCGCGCCCCGCACGGCGGCGAAGCGGGCCGCACCGAAGTGCCCCGCCGTCGCGTCGGTCAGCGGCAGGGCGCCGACCACCCAGCGCGCCGCGCCGAGCGCCTCCGCCTCCCGGCCGGCCTCGTCCGCCCCGATCACCCGGTCGAAGCCCGGCGGAGGTACGGCCCGCGGGCTGCGGGCCACCCCCACCGTCCGGATGCCGCACCCGCGCAGCAGCCCGGCGACCGCCGAACCGATGCGACCGGTGCCGTAGACCAGCGCCTGCTGTCCGCTGGCGAGCTCGGAGGGGATGCGCCGCCACTCGGCCCGCGCGTGCTGCGCGGCGAACTCCGGTACGGACTGGCATTCGGCGAGCACCCAGGCCAGGACGTACTGGGCGATCCGCTCGCCCATCCGGCCCACCGTCCGGGTGAGCAGCGTGTCCTGCGGCCAGGTCCCGGAGCCGAGCAGGGCGTCCGTACCGGCGTTGACGCTGTGGAACCACACGAGGTGCCGGCCGCGCAGCGCGTCCGGCAGAGAGGCGCCCACGTGGATGTACGGACCGTCCGGGGCGTCCTCGGACGCGCGCACCGCCGGGCGTCCGGTGATCCGCTCCAGCTCGCGCACCACGGGCTCGCCGACCGTCGGCGCGACCAGCAGCCGGGCGCGCGCGAGCAGTTCGGGGGCGGGCGGCACGGGAAGGGGATCAGTCATACGAGGTGTCAGCCGCCGGTTGCGAGGTGGGCCGGGAAGCCGCCGGTGGCGATGGGGCCCCAGCGCTCCGGAGTGATCCGGATGATCGACTTGCCCTGCTTGACCATCGCCGCCCGGTACTCGTCCCAGTCCGGGTGCTCGCCGGAGATGTTCCGGAAGTACTCGACGAGCGGCTCGACCGAATCCGGTGAATCGATCACCTCGGCCGAGCCGTCGATCTGCACCCAGGGCCCGTTCCAGTCGTCCGACAGGACGATCACGCTCACGCGGGTGTCCCGTTTGGCGTTACGGGTCTTCGCCCGCTCCGGATAGGTCGAGACGACGATCCGGCCCGAGTCGTCGACGCCGCAGGTGAGCGGGGAGCCCTGGGGGCGGCCGTCGGACCGGGTGGTCAGCAGGATCGCCCGGTGCCGGGGCCTGACGAACGCCAGCAGCTCGTCGAGTTCCACGGCGGTGTTGGTCGCGATGTGGGGTGCCATGCCTGCGACCCTACGACGCTCCCGGACGGTTACGACGGCAGGGACTCGCCCTGCACCGCCTGGATGTCCAGCTCGACGCGGAGCGTCGTGCCGATCGCCGAAATGCCCGCCCGTACCACCTGGTTGTAGTTCATGGCGAAGTCGTCGCGGCGCAGTTCGGTCGTCGCGTGGAAGGCCGCGCGCACCCCGCCCCAGGGGTCGGGTCCCGTGCCCAGATAGCTGAGGTCCAGGTCGACGGAGCGCGTGACGCCGTGCAGCGTGAGTTCCCCGTGGACGGTCCAGCGGTCGGGGCCGGCCGGGGTAAGCCCGCCGGAGCGGTAGGTGATCTCCGGGAAGCGGTCCACGTCCAGGAAGTCGGGCGAGCGCAGGTGCTTGTCCCGCATGCCGTTGCCGGTGTCGATGCCGGCCGCGCCGATGACGGCCTCGACCCGGGACTTCTCGACGTCCGGCGCGATCTCGATCCGGCCGGTGAAGTCGGTGAACCGGCCGTGCACGCTGGAGATCCCCAGGTGCTGCGCGACCGCGCCCACCGAGGAGTGCGCGGGGTCCAGCGACCAGATGCCCGGAGGCGGAAGTTCCGCCCCGCCCTGGCGGGCCATGACGACCGTGCCCGCGTCGATCCGGCCGCCCGCCGTGACGAGCGCGGTGGAGGCGGTGGGGGCGTATCCGACCGCCGTGACGATCACCGTGTACGCGCCGGCCGGCAGGGGGTTCTCGGTGCGGACCGCCCCGTCCTCGTTCGCGGCGGCGCGCAGCACCTGGGTGCCGGTCATGTCGGTGACTGTCACGACCGCGTGCTGGACCGCCCAGCCGTCCCGCGTCCGTACCTGTGCGCGAAGTGCCATCCCGTTTCTCTCTCCTTGCTCCATGACCCGGAGGGTCAATGAGTCGGGCCCCGGGGACGGGTGCGGCAGGCCGTCCCCTGCCTGCCGCACCCGCCACCGGGGCCCGTTTCCGCCGGCCGGGACAGCCTCTCCGCTGGAAGTGCTGTCCCGCCAGGGGTCTTTGTTGCCCGTGTTAACCGAGTTACCCGAGTGACACGGTTACTCGCCGGGGTGGGCGAGCTCGATGTCGTGGCCGTCGACTCCGTGACCGGCCACGGTCAGGGCGCCGGCCACCGGCGGGTAGCCGGTCGCGACGACCGAGTACTCGCCCGCGTCCAGGTCGGTGAAGGCGTACGCCCCGTCCTCCCCGGTCGTCGCGGTGGCGACCACGTTGCCGGCCGCGTCGATGAGCGTGACGCGGGCGTCGGACAGGAGGCTCCGGGCGGACCCGGCCCGTACGACACCCTGGACCAGCGCACCGGCCCGCAGCGCCGCCTCGACCCGGGTGACGCCCTGGCCGCCGATCTCGACGGGCAGGGCCAGCGGGCGGAACCCGGCGGCGTTCAGGGCGACGGTCACCGCGCCCGGGACCAGCTCGCCGAAGGCGAACTCGCCCGCCTCGCCGGACGTGCCGGTCGCCAGGACATCGCCGCGCACATCGGTCACGACGACCATGGCGCCCTGGACCGGAGCCCCGGTCTCCTCGGCCCGCACGGTCCCGGTGAGACCGCTCGTGCCGACGAGGAGGATGTCGTACGTGACGGGCTCGTCGCCGACGACCACGGTGGACGCCTGCGGCTGGAAGCCGTCGGCGGACGCGATCAGGACGTACGAACCGGCGCCCGGCGCGTCCAGGACGTAGCCGCCGTCGGCCTGGGCGACGGAGCGCCCCAGCTGCCGGCCGGCCGGTGAGATCAGCGTGACGGCGGCCCGGGCGACGGGTACGCCCTCGGCGCCGCGCACCACTCCGCGTACCGCCGTGCCTCCCGGCGTCTCCACCGGAGCGTCGAGGGTGGCGACCGAGGTGACCCCGGCGGCTGCCTCGGCGACCTGGGCCGCCGTTCCGGACACCGGCTCGGCGGGTGCCGGGACGGCCTCGGCGGCGGCGGGGGTCTCGCTCGACGCACTCGTCTTCAGCGCGACCTCCTTGATGAAGATCGTCACGACGAAGGCGATGAGCGCGGCCGGCGCCGCGTAGAGGAAGACGTCGCCGACACCGTGGCCGTACGCGGCCTCGACGACCGTGCGGAACGGGCCGGGCAGGGTGTCCAGGTCGGGGATGCCCCCGCCGGCCGTACCGCCGTGGCCCATGGCCGCGCCCTCGGGACCGAGGTCGGCCAGGCCGTCCTTGACGTAGTGGGTGACGCGGTTCGCCATGACGGCGCCCAGCGCCGAGACGCCGATCGCACCACCGAGCGAACGGAAGAACGTGACGACGGAGCTGGCGGAACCGAGGTCGGCGGGAGCCACCTGGTTCTGCGTGGCGAGCACCAGGTTCTGCATCATCATGCCGACGCCGAGGCCCATCACGAACATGTAGACCGCGATGTGCCAGTACTCCGTGTCGTACCGGATGGTGCCCAGCATGCCGAGCCCGGCCGTGACCAGGAAGCCGCCGCTGACCAGCCATGCCTTCCAGCGCCCGGTCTTGGTGATGACCTGGCCGGAGATCGTCGAGGAGAGGAAGAGCCCCGCGATCATGGGGATCGTCATGACGCCGGACATCGTCGGCGACTTGTCGCGGGCGAGCTGGAAGTACTGGCTGAAGAACACGGTGCCCGCGAACATCGCGATACCGACGAACAGCGAGGCGACCGAGGCCAGCGTGATGGTGCGGTTGCGGAAGAGGCGGAGCGGGATGATCGGCTCGCTCGCCTTCGACTCGACGAGCAGGAAGAGCCCGATGAGCACGACGGTGCCGCCGAGCATCGCGTACGTGGGTCCGGAGATCCAGTCGTACTTGTCGCCCGCGAAGGTCACCCAGAGCAGCAGCAGGGAGACGGCGGCGCTGATGAAGAAGGCGCCCGCCCAGTCGACCTTGACCTCGCGCTTGACGACCGGGAGCTTCAGCGTCTTCTGGAGGACGACGAGTGCGATGACCGCGAACGGCACGCCCACGTAGAAGCACCAGCGCCAGCCCATCCAGCTGGTGTCGGTGATGACGCCGCCGAGCAGCGGACCGCCGACGGTGGCGACGGCGAAGACCGCGCCGAGGTAGCCGCTGTAACGGCCGCGCTCGCGCGGGGCGATCATCGCGGCCATGACGATCTGGGCGAGGGCGGAGAGGCCGCCGACGCCGATGCCCTGCACGACACGGCAGGCGATCAGCATGCCGCTGCTGGTGGAGAGACCGGCGACGACCGAGCCCGCGACGTAGATGACCAGCGATATCTGGACCAGCAGCTTCTTGCTGAACAGGTCGGAGAGCTTGCCCCACAGCGGGGTGGTGGCGGTCATGGCCAGCAGCGAGGCCGTCACGACCCAGGTGTAGGCGCTCTGGCCGCCGCCGAGGTCGGAAATGATCTCGGGCAGAGCGTTGGAGACGACCGTCGACGACAGGATCGCGACGAACATGCCGAGCAGCAGCCCGGTCAGCGCTTCCATGATCTGCCGGTGTGTCATCGGCGTGCCGTCGGAGGCTTCGGAGCCCCCGTGCTTGGCGTGGCCGCCCCGCACACCGGTCGGTGTGGTCGTAGCCATTGAGTTCCTTCTCTTTGCATCTGTTACATCGATGTACGGGTGTGCGAATCCTCGGCGTGCCGCGTGCGGCAGTCCCCGCTGTGCTTT
The Streptomyces sp. NBC_00234 DNA segment above includes these coding regions:
- a CDS encoding YceI family protein, whose amino-acid sequence is MALRAQVRTRDGWAVQHAVVTVTDMTGTQVLRAAANEDGAVRTENPLPAGAYTVIVTAVGYAPTASTALVTAGGRIDAGTVVMARQGGAELPPPGIWSLDPAHSSVGAVAQHLGISSVHGRFTDFTGRIEIAPDVEKSRVEAVIGAAGIDTGNGMRDKHLRSPDFLDVDRFPEITYRSGGLTPAGPDRWTVHGELTLHGVTRSVDLDLSYLGTGPDPWGGVRAAFHATTELRRDDFAMNYNQVVRAGISAIGTTLRVELDIQAVQGESLPS
- a CDS encoding MFS transporter is translated as MATTTPTGVRGGHAKHGGSEASDGTPMTHRQIMEALTGLLLGMFVAILSSTVVSNALPEIISDLGGGQSAYTWVVTASLLAMTATTPLWGKLSDLFSKKLLVQISLVIYVAGSVVAGLSTSSGMLIACRVVQGIGVGGLSALAQIVMAAMIAPRERGRYSGYLGAVFAVATVGGPLLGGVITDTSWMGWRWCFYVGVPFAVIALVVLQKTLKLPVVKREVKVDWAGAFFISAAVSLLLLWVTFAGDKYDWISGPTYAMLGGTVVLIGLFLLVESKASEPIIPLRLFRNRTITLASVASLFVGIAMFAGTVFFSQYFQLARDKSPTMSGVMTIPMIAGLFLSSTISGQVITKTGRWKAWLVSGGFLVTAGLGMLGTIRYDTEYWHIAVYMFVMGLGVGMMMQNLVLATQNQVAPADLGSASSVVTFFRSLGGAIGVSALGAVMANRVTHYVKDGLADLGPEGAAMGHGGTAGGGIPDLDTLPGPFRTVVEAAYGHGVGDVFLYAAPAALIAFVVTIFIKEVALKTSASSETPAAAEAVPAPAEPVSGTAAQVAEAAAGVTSVATLDAPVETPGGTAVRGVVRGAEGVPVARAAVTLISPAGRQLGRSVAQADGGYVLDAPGAGSYVLIASADGFQPQASTVVVGDEPVTYDILLVGTSGLTGTVRAEETGAPVQGAMVVVTDVRGDVLATGTSGEAGEFAFGELVPGAVTVALNAAGFRPLALPVEIGGQGVTRVEAALRAGALVQGVVRAGSARSLLSDARVTLIDAAGNVVATATTGEDGAYAFTDLDAGEYSVVATGYPPVAGALTVAGHGVDGHDIELAHPGE
- a CDS encoding NAD(P)-dependent oxidoreductase — encoded protein: MTDPLPVPPAPELLARARLLVAPTVGEPVVRELERITGRPAVRASEDAPDGPYIHVGASLPDALRGRHLVWFHSVNAGTDALLGSGTWPQDTLLTRTVGRMGERIAQYVLAWVLAECQSVPEFAAQHARAEWRRIPSELASGQQALVYGTGRIGSAVAGLLRGCGIRTVGVARSPRAVPPPGFDRVIGADEAGREAEALGAARWVVGALPLTDATAGHFGAARFAAVRGATFVNVGRGATVDMEALGAALRAGTVRRAVLDVLPEEPAAPDDSCWRLPRTVITSHSAGITADEDVVRDFETCWQDLRAGRVPALAVDVGRGY
- a CDS encoding TetR/AcrR family transcriptional regulator; this encodes MVSAADRVKNPARTSVWLDQRVPARTRRSESPVGLDRDRITAATVRLLDAEGLAKFSMRRLAAELDVTAMSLYWYVDTKDDLLELAMDSVFAEIVTPDEAADWRDRLREVARSYRELLVRHIWVSPLAGHFLNIGPHAMLFSYAVQDIVRATGLPPKNQTGALAAVFQFVYGFGTIEGHFVERCREAGLSQDEYFQQAMGTIRAEPHLEKLVATSLETMEARGGGSVDEMRERDYVFALDLLIAGIETMRARAEAAAQ
- a CDS encoding PPOX class F420-dependent oxidoreductase, producing the protein MAPHIATNTAVELDELLAFVRPRHRAILLTTRSDGRPQGSPLTCGVDDSGRIVVSTYPERAKTRNAKRDTRVSVIVLSDDWNGPWVQIDGSAEVIDSPDSVEPLVEYFRNISGEHPDWDEYRAAMVKQGKSIIRITPERWGPIATGGFPAHLATGG